In bacterium, the following proteins share a genomic window:
- a CDS encoding RNA polymerase sigma factor RpoD/SigA — translation MANRPSIVPPMHEKSLEVYFREINRYALLSREEEADLARRSRAGDRDALQRLVNANLRFVVTVAKRYVHQGLTLADLVNEGNLGLLKAADRFDETRGFKFISYAVWWIRQSILQALLDHSRLVRLPQNQTAQLLKVNRARTQLQSEGQENPSPEQIGAILGLATDDVRRSLELGGGEVALDDVEAGDRPLSETLTDDDQPRADARLLERVLREDVRRSLAALSEREAAVIVLYYGLDDDEALTLEAIGRRLGLTRERIRQIKEKALRKMRQSAGRELLRDYA, via the coding sequence ATGGCGAACAGACCATCGATCGTGCCCCCCATGCACGAGAAGAGCCTGGAAGTCTACTTCCGGGAGATCAACCGCTACGCCCTGCTGTCGCGCGAGGAGGAGGCGGACCTCGCCCGGCGCAGCCGCGCCGGCGATCGCGACGCCCTCCAGCGGCTCGTCAACGCGAACCTGCGCTTCGTGGTGACGGTGGCCAAGCGCTACGTCCACCAGGGGCTGACGCTGGCCGACCTGGTCAACGAGGGCAACCTCGGGCTGCTCAAGGCGGCCGATCGCTTCGACGAGACCCGCGGCTTCAAGTTCATCTCCTACGCCGTCTGGTGGATCCGCCAGTCGATCCTGCAGGCGCTGCTCGACCACTCGCGACTGGTGCGCCTGCCCCAGAACCAGACGGCCCAGCTGCTGAAGGTCAACCGGGCCCGCACGCAGCTGCAGAGCGAGGGCCAGGAGAACCCCTCGCCCGAGCAGATCGGGGCGATCCTCGGCCTGGCCACCGACGACGTGCGCCGCAGCCTGGAGCTCGGCGGCGGCGAGGTCGCCCTCGACGACGTCGAGGCGGGGGACCGGCCCCTGAGCGAGACGCTCACCGACGACGACCAGCCCCGCGCCGACGCCCGGCTGCTGGAGCGCGTCCTGCGCGAGGACGTGCGCCGCAGCCTGGCCGCGCTCAGCGAGCGCGAGGCGGCGGTCATCGTGCTCTACTACGGACTCGACGACGACGAGGCGCTGACGCTCGAGGCGATCGGCCGGCGCCTGGGGCTCACGCGCGAGCGCATCCGCCAGATCAAGGAGAAGGCCCTGCGCAAGATGCGCCAGTCGGCCGGCCGCGAGCTGCTGCGCGATTACGCCTGA
- a CDS encoding trypsin-like peptidase domain-containing protein, with amino-acid sequence MNALRHTTAGIAALAVACLLCLPVAPGGKATAQDRSLSRLDAGAPPDSPFTAAADRARPSVVNIRVERDPRGGLDLDPMQEMYREFFPGGPGEGTPFAPPGSGTGFVVSEAGHILTNNHVVDGADVVTVRLSGEQQAVVAEVVGTDPASDLAVLKIDRDGLTPLVFGDSDRVRVGDWAIAVGNPFGNLEGSLTVGVVSAKGRRDLAIHGGAPRYQDFLQTDAAINFGNSGGPLLDLAGRVIGVNTAINSAGQGIGFAIPSNYARRVFEQIAAHGRVVRGYLGAVTSDADGQGQVRGALVETVLPGTPAADAGLLPGDVVVGFGGRPVTGDRDLQFLVGDAAVGRAAACRVRREGFEIELSVVPTEERADAPGAVAGDGAWLGIVALPAAGDDPRVVRLRDALGAPADRGMMIVAVEPGSAAAEAGLHPGDVVLEVDGRPADGAAAWRRLQQEAGGGEGPVMLKIVSGGVEGFRLLERRPGAREG; translated from the coding sequence GGCAAGGCGACGGCGCAGGACCGTTCGCTGTCGCGCCTGGACGCCGGAGCGCCGCCGGACTCGCCGTTCACGGCGGCGGCGGACCGCGCGCGGCCTTCGGTGGTGAACATCCGCGTCGAGCGGGACCCCCGCGGCGGCCTGGATCTCGACCCGATGCAGGAGATGTACCGCGAGTTCTTCCCTGGCGGGCCGGGCGAGGGGACGCCCTTCGCGCCCCCCGGCAGCGGCACCGGTTTCGTCGTCAGCGAGGCCGGCCACATCCTGACCAACAACCACGTCGTCGACGGCGCCGACGTGGTGACCGTGCGGCTGAGCGGCGAGCAGCAGGCGGTCGTGGCGGAGGTCGTCGGGACCGATCCCGCGAGCGACCTCGCGGTGCTGAAGATCGACCGCGACGGCCTGACCCCGCTGGTCTTCGGCGACTCCGACCGCGTGCGCGTGGGCGACTGGGCGATCGCGGTGGGCAACCCCTTCGGCAACCTCGAGGGCAGCCTGACCGTGGGCGTCGTCAGCGCCAAGGGGCGGCGCGACCTGGCCATCCACGGCGGCGCGCCCCGGTACCAGGACTTCCTGCAGACCGACGCCGCCATCAACTTCGGCAACAGCGGCGGCCCCCTGCTGGATCTCGCCGGGCGCGTGATCGGCGTCAACACGGCCATCAACAGCGCCGGCCAGGGCATCGGCTTCGCCATCCCGAGCAACTACGCCCGCCGCGTCTTCGAGCAGATCGCGGCGCACGGCCGCGTCGTCCGCGGCTACCTGGGCGCCGTCACCAGCGACGCCGACGGCCAGGGACAGGTGCGGGGCGCGCTGGTCGAGACGGTGCTGCCCGGCACGCCCGCCGCGGACGCGGGCCTGTTGCCGGGCGACGTCGTCGTGGGCTTCGGCGGCCGGCCGGTGACCGGCGACCGGGACCTGCAGTTCCTGGTGGGGGACGCCGCCGTCGGGCGCGCCGCCGCCTGCCGCGTCCGGCGCGAAGGGTTCGAGATCGAGCTGTCGGTCGTCCCTACCGAGGAGCGTGCAGACGCCCCGGGCGCCGTTGCCGGGGACGGCGCCTGGCTGGGCATCGTCGCGCTGCCCGCCGCGGGGGACGACCCGCGGGTCGTCCGGTTGCGGGACGCGCTGGGCGCGCCCGCCGATCGGGGCATGATGATCGTCGCGGTCGAGCCGGGAAGCGCCGCCGCCGAGGCGGGCCTGCACCCCGGCGACGTGGTCCTGGAGGTCGACGGCCGGCCCGCCGACGGCGCCGCGGCCTGGCGCCGCTTGCAGCAGGAAGCCGGCGGCGGCGAGGGACCCGTCATGCTGAAGATCGTCTCGGGCGGGGTGGAAGGATTCCGGCTGCTCGAACGGCGGCCGGGTGCGAGGGAAGGCTAG